The Paludibacter jiangxiensis DNA window CGGCTCTGGAAATGGTGAAGACCGATAAAAACGGCGAACCGGACAATGTATACATCCGCGAGAATATTGCAAAACAATTGCAGTTGAATCCTGATGCGGAAATCTATATCACACAGGGGTATATCTGTCGTAATTTCTATGGCGAAATCGACAACCTGCAACGCGGAGGCAGTGATTATACCGCATCTTTGCTGGGAGCTGCTATCGATGCTGAAGAAGTTCAGATCTGGACTGATATCGACGGTATGCACAATAACGATCCCCGTTTTGTGGAAGGTACCAAGCCGGTTCGTAATCTGCATTTCGAAGAAGCTGCCGAGTTGGCTTATTTCGGTGCTAAAATTCTTCACCCGACATGTGTGTTGCCCGCTAAACTGAGCAATATTCCCGTTCGTCTTTTGAATACGATGGATCCTACAGCTCCGGGTACACTTATCTCGAACGAAACAGAACACGGGAAAATCAAGGCTGTAGCTGCAAAAGATGGGATTACCGCGATAAAAATCAAATCGGGCCGTATGTTGCTGGCTTATGGTTTTATGCGTAAAGTATTCGAGATTTTCGAAAGCTATCAGACTCCGGTCGATCTTGTTACTACTTCTGAAGTTGGCGTTTCTGTTACAATTGATAAGACCAAACATCTCGAAGAGATCGTTAACGACCTGAAGAAGCTGGGAACGGTGACCGTTGAAAAAGATATGGTGATTATCTGTGTCGTTGGCGACCTGTATCACGAATACGTAGGTCTTCAGGCTATCGTGGTGAACGCCCTCAAAGATGTTCCGGTTCGCATGGTTTCTTACGGAGGAAGTAATTATAACATTTCATTCCTTGTTAATAAAGACGATAAAATTAAAGCTCTTCAGGCACTGCAATCTATCTTTGAATAATTATTTGCTAATAAACTAATTCGCCAATATGTCAATTAGCTGGTTCCACTGAATCTGATAATTGGCATATTGGTTTTGCTAAAAGCTGTTTGGTGCGTTGGCATATTAAAATATAGAATCTATGGTAAAAGGATCTTTTCCTGTCGATAAACTGAGGGTGGTTGAAACACCCTTTTATTTTTATGATCTGCAGTTGTTGAAGCAGAACCTTGAGGCTGCCAAAACAGAAGCCGAACGCTATGGCTATCATGTTCATTATGCGGTGAAAGCAAATGCTAACGACCGTATTCTCGAAACTATAGCTAAGGCCGGTTTCGGTGCAGATTGTGTGAGTGGTGGAGAAGTGGAAGCTTCTATCAAAGCCGGTTTTCCTGCAGGCAAAGTGGTATTTGCCGGAGTCGGTAAAGCCGACTGGGAAATCAACCTCGGACTTGACAACGATATTTTCTGTTTCAATGCAGAATCGATTCCCGAACTGGAAGTGATTGACGAACTGGCCGCCGCCAAAGGCAAGAAAGCCCGTGTGGCTCTGCGTATCAATCCGAATGTGGATGCTCATACTCACCACTATATCACTACCGGCCTGAACGAAAATAAGTTCGGCTTCAATATGGAGGATATGAGCAAGGTGGTGGATTTGCTTAAAACTCTTACCAATGTAGAACTGGTTGGAATTCATTTTCATATCGGTTCTCAAATCACGGATATGTGTCCGTTTCAGAACCTCTGCGTTCGGGTGAATGAAATTCAGGATTTCTTCGAACAAAAAGGGTTCAAACTGGAGCACGTCAATGTTGGAGGAGGATTGGGAATTAATTACCAACATCCTAACCATGTTCCTATTTCTGATTTTGAGGCATACTTCAAGGTGTTTCATAATCATCTGCAATTGCGCCCCCGTCAACAGCTTCACTTCGAGCTGGGACGTGCCATGGTGGCTTCTTGCGGTAGCCTGATCACTAAGGTGCTCTATGTGAAAGAAGGAACTACCAAAAAATTCGCGATTGTGGATGCCGGTATGACCGACCTGATTCGTCCTGCTCTTTATCAGGCATATCACCATATCGAAAATATTACATCCGACGAGCCATTTGAACCGTATGATGTTGTGGGCCCGATTTGCGAATCGTCCGATACATTTGGAACAGCACGTATGCTCAACGGAACAAAACGCGGAGATTTGATTGCTCTTCGTTCTGCAGGTGCATATGGCGAAATTATGGCATCCCGCTATAACCTGAGAAAATTGCCCGGAGTTTATTATTCCGATCAGGATTGAATTTTGGAAAGGACAGGCAATCAACTGAAAAAATAAATTTGCTGAAGATAAATCGAGATGAATATTTTAGCCTCTCTACAACGTTTGACGGCAATCGACTATTGTTTGATGGCCGTTTTGTTGGTAGTGTTTGGAATACAGATTTACTATTATAGTTATCACTTCGCATCTATTATTAAATACAGGAAGAAAAGAGACAACGGCATTGTTCCGTTTGTAGAGAATCTTCCTCCTGTGTCTGTGATTATTTGTGCTAAGAACGAGTCGGAGAACCTGCGTCAGTTTCTTCCTGCGATCCTCGAACAGGATTATCCCTGCTTTGAGGTGATTGTTGTAAATGACGGCTCGACCGACGAAACTTCCGATTTGCTTCAGGAACTAAGCCTTACATATCCGAATCTCTATCGCACTTTTGTTCCGGAGAATGCCAATATTCGCAGTACCAAAAAGCTAGGGCTGACCATTGGAATTAAGGCGGCCAAGTTTGATGTACTGTTGTTTACTGATGCAGATTGCAAACCTGCCAGCAACAAGTGGATCGAAAATATGGCCCGCAATTTTACTCAAAGTACCGAATTTGTACTGGGTTATGGAGCATATATGCAGGAAAATGGTTTCATGAGTCGTATGATCTCTTTTGATACACTTTTTATCGGCATGCAATCTCTGGGGTATGCTCTCAATGGTCATCCATACATGGGTGTGGGACGGAATATGGCGTACCGGAAGGAAACTTTTGTGCGGATGAAAGGCTTTTCCAAATCACTTGGCATTCAGTCTGGTGACGACGATCTGTTTGTGAATAATGGGGCCAATGAATACAATACCCGTGTAGAAATATCGGCTGAAAGTGTTACATGGTCGGTTCCGAAGTCTACTTACAGGAGTTGGTTCCGGCAGAAAGAAAGACATTTATCGACATCGTCTTTCTATAAAGCGGATGGTTTGTTGCGTATTGGAGTTGAAGTGGCCTCACGGGGATTGTTTTATGCCTTGATTTGTGCAATAGCGATTTTGTCTCCCTGGACATTTGGAGTTGTCGCCGGTATTGTTTTCTTGATGCGTTATTCTGTACAACTGATTGTTGTCAATAAAGTTGCCAAGCAGTTTAATGAACGGAAATTCTATTTTTCTCTGCTGATGTTTGATGTTGTGTTGCCTCTGATAAGCCTTTACATCAAGATCTTTAGCAAGAAGAGTATTTTTAAGTGGAAATAAAACAGTTGCTTTTATATATGTACAGCCTCCGGTATTATCGGAGGCTTTTTTGTATTTGTTTGTCACTCATTCTTGTTACCTTTGCGTATGGAATGTCGTCTGAAACATTCACAGACTACACAAAAAACAAAAAAATAATATCATGTCAGTATTTAATGATTTAGAACCGAAGCTTCTTTGGAGCTTCTTTGATGAAATTCGTCAGGTGCCTCGTCCTTCAAAAAAAGAGGGTAAAATTATAGCCTATTTGAAGGCGATCGGCGAAAAGTTGGGTGTTGAAACAACGGTTGATTCTGCCGGGAACGTGGTGATGCGTAAAGGTGCAACTGCCGGCAAAGAGAAATCACCGGCTGTGATTCTGCAAGCACATGTTGATATGGTTTGTGAGAAAAACAGCGACGTGACCCATGATTTCGAGAATGATCCGATCGATATTTTTATTGAAGATAATTGGTTGAAAGCCAAAGGGACCACTCTGGGTGCGGATAATGGAATTGGAATCGCGGCTGCATTGGCGGTATTGGCTTCGGATACTATAGAACATGGCCCGATTGAATGTCTGTTCACCGTTGACGAAGAGACCGGACTTACAGGAGCTGCGGCGTTAAGTGCCACTGCATTGAAAGGAAGTGTACTGCTTAATCTTGACTCCGAAGAAGATGGCGAGATATTTATCGGTTGTGCCGGAGGTATCGACACGGTGGCAACTTTGGCATACACACCTGTAATGGCTCCAAAGAACTATTTTTGGGCTACTATAAGTGTGAAAGGATTGAAAGGCGGGCACTCCGGAGACGATATTGAAAAAGGCCTGGGAAATGCTAATAAAATACTTAATCGTTTTTTGTGGCAACAAGCGCGTAAAACTGAGTTGCGCCTGGCTGACTTTAACGGTGGTAATCTTCGTAACGCTATTGCACGCGAAGCTCATGCGCTGATTGGAATTCCATTTGATCAGAAAGAGCAGCTGAGAATTGATTTTAACCATTATATTACCGATGTAGAAGGAGAGCTTTTGTTGAAAGAGCCAGGCATCTGTTTAGAACTGGAGTCCGAAGAAGCACCGACCACGGTTGTCGATAAGAAAACCAGTGATTTACTGCTTAATGCCTTGTATGCCTGCCCTCACGGCGTTATCCGTATGAGTGATGAGCTTCCGGGTTTGGTGGAGACTTCCACAAATCTTGCTTCTGTGAAGTTTGACGGCAATAATAATATTGTTATTACAACCAGTCAACGCAGTTCTATCGAATCGGCAAAACACAATGTGGCGGCTATGGTTAATAGCGTGTTTACGCTGGCGGGAGCCTTGGTTAAGCATGGTGAAGGATATCCTGGTTGGAAACCGAATCCCAATTCTCCGGTAGTGAAAGTTACTGTCGATGCTTACGAACGTCTTTTTGGGGATGTGCCTCACGTAAGAGCAATTCATGCAGGTTTGGAATGCGGATTGTTCCTTGAAAAATATCCTCATTGGGACATGGTCTCTTTCGGACCTACCATCCGCGGCGCTCACTCTCCGTTCGAACGTCTCGATATTGAAGCAACACAGAAGTTCTGGAAGTTGCTGGTCGACGTGCTGAAAACGATATAATGATCAGGGCTCAGGAATCAGGGATGAGGAATTGGTATGGCGTTAGTTTTGCCTTATTTTTACACGCGATTTCTTATCCCTGATTCCTTCTTTTTTTAATCCTAATCTCTGAGATCCTTATGAAACTGATTACCGAAATATCAATCCCGTCTCCGTTAATATCCGTCACCTATGACAGGCCGTTGCTTACTATGGGTTCGTGTTTTGCAGAGAACATGGGAGAGCGGTTGCGGCAATACGGTTTTGATAGCGATGTAAATCCGTTTGGGATTTTGTATAATCCGCTCTCTATAGCTTCTTCTCTTGAACGTTTGATGAGCGGCAAACTGTTTACGGAAGCAGAGTTGTTTCAGTATAATGGCTTGTGGCACAGTTATGCGCATCATGGTAGTTTTTCAGCTGTGGCAATCGGCGAAACTTTGGAAAAGATAAATGCAAGTTTGGTGACGGCTGCGGAGCGTTTAGCTGATTATGGCATTTTGCTGGTGACGTTTGGTACTGCATGGGTCTATCGCAAAAATGATAGTGAAAATGTAGTGGCTAATTGTCATAAGGTGCCGGAAAAATACTTCACGCGTTCCCGCTTGTCGGTTGAGGATATAACTTCCCTCTGGATTCCTCTTTTGCAAAGATTGAAGCAACTTAATCCTAATCTTAGAGTCCTTTTTACCGTGAGTCCGATTCGTCACTGGAAAGACGGCGCTCATGAAAATCAATTGAGCAAAGCTGCTCTGTTGTTGGCTATTGAGCAGTTGAAAGATAGTTGTGACATTGCTTATTTCCCGGCATACGAACTGATGATGGATGAATTGCGGGATTATCGCTTCTATGCGGCAGATATGCTTCATCCTTCCGATTTAGCTATTGATTATATCTGGGAACGTTTTGTTGCCAGTTGCTTTGATAAATCTACCCGTGAAACCATGCGGGAAGTAGAACAGATTAACAGAGCGATGTCTCACCGTCCTCTTAATCCTGATTCGGAAGAATACTTGCGTTTCCGAAAGCAAACCTTGCTCCGCAAGGCCGATTTATTGCAACGTTTTCCTCATTTACGGTTGGATTGATTTTTTTTAGTGTTAAATAAGCTAAATAGTTTATTTTATTAAATTAGACATAAGGATATTTTTCTAAATTTGCCAAGTCGGAAGATATAGATATTGTCATTTTTTCTAAATCATATTCTTCTGACATTTCTTCCAAAATCTTTAGAGAAAGGCCAATCATCCCTGATGTCAGTTGATGATTGGCCGCGTGCCGGCAGTCATTCTTATTTTTCTATATATTTTTCACTAACCAAAATTGTTTTCAGAGCTTTATTGCAGGATGCGAATTAATGTTCGTATCCTGCAGTTGGCTATTATGTCGTTTCTGATATTTTTTAGCAGAAGTACTCATTCGATGTTTATATTTGTAGCCGGAAGACCTTAGCGACAATCACAAAGTTTAATTGCTTATGAAACTAAAACATGGTATAGAGATATTGACTCGAATTAGTTGTGCTTCAAACTTTCAGTGCTATTCTTTTTATCCACGAATTTTGAAAAAACACACATACAGAATGAGAAATATCAGTTTGTTCTTTCTGGCTGCTTTTGTGATTCTGTCATGTTCAAAAAAAGGAGATTCAGGAAGGGTGCATTCTGTTAATTGGGAAGCTCGCGTAGTTGGCCAAAAGGATATTTCAAAGTTAGTTCAGGGAAGTACATACCTGCCGGTTTATTCTTCAATATATCAATTACACGAAAATAAAACGTACGATCTGACCGTCACGGCAAGTATTCGTAATATTTCTCCGGCGGATACGGTTTATCTTCAAAAGGCTAACTATTACGGAACCGATGGACGATTGGTGCGTAAATATCTGCAACATCCGGTTTATATCAAACCGCTTGAAACGCTCGAAATTGTTATTTATGAAAAAGATCGGGCAGGAGGTACCGGAGGTAATTTTGTGTTCGACTGGGCTGCAAAAAGTGAGCAGAAAGCTCCTCTTTTCGAGGCTGTTATGATTTCGACTTCCGGACAGCAGGGACTCTCGTTTCTGACCCGGGGTGTGAGAATTGAGCGATAGCTGTAAATGATTAATTGTTAGTGTTTAATGCTGAAAAGATATTGCAATGAAAAACCATAAATTTTGCCAGAGTTGCGGCATGCCGTTTAGGGAAGACCCGAATGGAGGTGGAACCAATGCTGATGGTACAAAGAGCGCTGCTTATTGTAGTTATTGCTATCAAAATGGAAGCTTTACTTTTAATGGCACACTGAAGGAATTTAAGGAACATTGCCGGCAAAAGATGATTGAAAAAGGTATTTCAAAATTTATTGCATGGCTGTTTACCCGTGGAATTGGTCGTTTGGATCGATGGAAAAAATAAAACAATCAGGAGAAGTGATAATTTGTTGATACTTATTTTTATTCGGGGGTTTGAGTAAGGGGAGAGATAAGGCGCAGGCCGAAATCTCTCCCTATTTGTTTTTCTGTTATTGCCTGATTTTGCCCTTTTTGCAATTCATTGGGAATGGATATTTGTGTTATTCGTTTATAAATCATATCTTTGTGGTATGAAGAAGATGTTTCGAAACTACACGCTTGTGAAAATTGCATTGCTATTTTGCTTTGTGATGAACCTCAATGGAGGAATTCCGTTGCTGGCCGCAGAAGCTGAGCATCATTCGTCGCATTCTTCGTATGTTTTGGCCGTGTCTCCTTCCGATCATTTCGGAATTGCCGGTCAGGCGAAATTGTCCGGTGGTGTTAATGTCAGTTTGCCTGTAATGAGCAAAAATCATGTCAGGGAAACAACGCTTGCGATCCGCAATATTGCCTCGGTATATTTCAACAATCTTTCGCAATATACTTTCTATGCCGATAACCTCATTCGGCGTTTAGAGAAGCCGGATATCGTTTATCCGTTCCATTCTTTCTGGTAATCTTGTTTTTAGTTGAATCCGCATGATGGCGGAAGTGATTTTTTTGTCCGTCGACAGGCTATTGTACTGCCGGTAGTCGGATTGTGTCTTACTTTTAAACAACTAAAACATGGAAATTGGAACGACAATTGTCGGAATTATTATCATAGCGGTTTGCATAGCATCGTTGGTGTTGATGAGCCGCAGCAACAAATCAAAGCAAAATAACTTAAAGAAGTCTCTTGTAAATATAGCCTTGCATAATCATTGTGAGTTAACGCATTCGGAAGCTTGTGGAAATGTAGCCATTGGTATGGATGCTGCAAAAAAGAAGCTCTTTTTTGTGAGGAAGAAAGGCGAAGAGAACGTTTCTCGTATGTTGGATCTGAACGGACTTGCGAAGACTTACGTAGTGAATCTTAGTCGCACGGCGGGAGAAAAAGGTGAGTTGAAAGCGACTGATAAACTGGAGCTTATTTTGACGTTTCGGGAAAAGAATAAGCCTGACGATAAACTGGAGTTTTATAATGTAGAGAATGACAGTTTACGGCTTATGGGTGAGTTACAAATGATTGAAAAATGGAATAGCATTTTTAATCGATTCGTAAATGGAGATTCGATAGAAAAAATGTAATTTTGAACTGACATGAAAGCAATCTGTGGCAGAAACTACAGATTGCTTTCTGTTGTGTTTTTTACAGAAATCATTATGGATAAAACAGAAATTACATCTCAGAATGAACTAAACGTTTCTGAACCACCTGTGTTTGTGCCCGATTCGAAAGGGACAATCTGGTTGCATGTGAAAGATATCGTTTTGATTGTTGCCGGCATATTTTCGGCAGCATTCGGGCTGAAAGGCTTTTTGCTGACGAATCATTTTATAGACGGTGGTGTGACGGGGATATCGCTTTTGATATCGGCCGTTACGGGATTGCCATTCGCTCTGTTGATTTTCTTTATCAGTATTCCCTTCATGATACTGGCTTATCAGGTCAACGGTAAATTGTTTGCTGTAAAAACGGCATTGGCTATTACCGGGTTGTCGTTGTGTCTGGCGACAGTCTCTTTTCCTGACGTAACGAAAGATAACTTGCTGGTTGCTGTTTTTGGCGGAATCTTTCTGGGAGCCGGTATTGGCTTGGCCGTGAGGGGAGGTGCTGTGATCGATGGGACGGAGGTTCTGGCCGTTTATCTGAGTCGCAAATTGAGGACAACCATGGGGGATATTATTGTCGTAATCAATGTGTTGATTTTTTCGCTGGCAGCTTATTTTTTGTCTGTGGAAATTGCTCTTTATTCGATGATTACTTATGTGTCGGCTTCAAAGGCGCTCGATTTTCTGGTAGAAGGGCTGGAAGAATATATCGGGGTTACTATCGTGTCGAAACGAAGTGAAGAAGTCCGACAGATGATTATTGATGTGATGGGGCGTGGAGTGACGCTCTATTGCGGTAAGAGGGGATATGGCAAACACGGTGAAACTCAGAGTGTGGACATTGTATACACGGTAATTACCCGCCTCGAACTGGCAAAACTGAATACAGAAGTCGAGAAGATAGAGCCGGATGCGTTCATTGTTATGAACCGGGTAAAAGATACGAAAGGTGGTGTCATTAAAAAACGACCTCTTCACTGATGTGTTATCCGGTTAATTCTTCAGATAGGGAACCTGTTTGTTTTCTATCACATATTTCTTTACAGGGTGCGAAATTTTGCGCTGGCGTAAAGAAACCGCAGTGACTTTTACCGTGACGTCAATGGATTGTAGCTTGTTGCCGTTTTTCAGACAAACAAAATATTCTCCTTTCAGAGGTGATGTGATACGCGAAAAGTCGTTCACAACATTACCTTGTTTAATCCATTTGAAGGGCTTTCCGGCTTCGAACAGAAATGCATTGGTGGCATCGGTGATCCAGTATTCCACGCTTTCGCCTCCTGAAATGGAGGTGAGAAACGACGTGCCGTTGAGTGCCAGCGCTGCTAGCGGACCGTAACCGGGAATCGCGGAAACCAATGGGCTGGCCGATCTTAGTAGGCCTGCAGTTGCGTCATTGAAGGCTTTGTTCCCTGCCTGATTGACTCCGATATAGTAGCTGTAAGCGATGGTTTGTAATGGCAACGTATACGAAAACGACATCTTATTGCTTTTGGTGGATAGCAAGGCATGAATATTTACCACTTTGTCGGTGAGATTTGAAATTAAGGTGTCGGTAACAAGAGTCGTTTCCGTTTCGTTCTTACATCCGATAGTGTCTTTGGTAGTTTTCCAGTAAACGGTGGTGTTGAATTTTGCGGGTGCTTCACTTCCCGGAATCCGTTGAACGGAATATCGGCAGATTTTATCTTTCGGATCATTGTTTGTGAAGCGAAACAGGTAGATGCCGGTGTGAGGTATCGATATTGTTTTTTGTTTTATTTTGGATGTCTTGTAGTCGGCAAATTGAGAAGATGACGGATATTCAAGAATTTCTACGCGGTCTATTTTCCCTCCTTTTTCAGATTCAAAAGAAAAAACCAGTTGGTCGCCTTCTGCTAATCCGCACAAGTATTCATGCGTTGTCTGTTTTTCAACCTTGACTGTCGATTCATACACATTGATCGGATTTTGCCCCATAATAAATGACACCATTGTCATCATCACCATAAAGATACCGCAACGTAGTTTCATCTTATCCTTTTTTTGTTGCAAAATTAAGCTTTTCCATCCATACGAGTGGCTTTTGCATTCTGAAAAACGACAATTGCGTCTGGTTTAGACTCATCGTGTCACGTACTATGGTAGGGATTCACGAATCGTATTGTTCAATTATTTTGTGGGAATTAATACAATTCGCTTGTTTTTAATTTATCTTTCGAAGATATTCGATGGGTAGGTCACTCCTCGTGACTCCCCTATAAACAGGGACTTGAAGCGAATTGTTATTTCTAATACTGCATTTATGGGAACACTCAATGCTACCGAAGTTATAGAATGGGCGAAACAGTTTCTGTCGCAAGCAGAACAGGAATTGACTGTTGAAGAAAAAAAAGAGCAGGAAAAGTATGCTATCCTGATTCAAAATCCGAAAGATAAATTTTTGCTGTCGAAATTACTTGACGAATCGTTGCAAATACGAAGTAATAAGCGGCTGGCACGTAGGATGAAAACTCTTTTCGATCGTTATGGCGTTCCTTCTTTTTTCGATAAAACAGATGCTTTTCTTATTAAGGTATTTGCCTGTTTTGGGTATCTGTTTGATTTTATTGCAGTTCCTGTCTTCAAAAAACGGCTTCGTTCCGATACCGCAAAGGTGATAATAAACGAAGAAGCCTCTTTGTTGAATCGTCATCTAAACGAGCGGAAACGACAACATATCGGGCAAAATGTCAATTTGTTAGGAGAAGTGGTTCTGGGTGACGGAGAGGCAGATCATCGTTACCGACATTATCTGGAAGCCCTGAAAGATCCCCGCATTAATTATATTTCGATCAAAATTTCGGGTATTTATGCTCAGATCAATCCACTGAATTACGAGCAGAATAAAATAGATCTGTGCGAAAGACTCTCCCATATTTATCAACAGGCAATAGATTATCCTTTTGTGGATGATGATGGTCAGTCGAAAGCCAAATTTGTCAACCTTGATATGGAAGAGTATAAGGATACAGAACTTACGCTCGATGTTTTTCTTACCGTATTAAGTCAGCCGCAATTCAAAAACTATTATGCCGGCATTGTGGTGCAGGCGTATCTGCCTGATGCATGGGGATTTCAAACCCGGTTGCTCGAATTTGCTAAAAAACGGGTTGCCGAAGGTGGTGCTCCTATCAAAATGCGTTTGGTAAAGGGTGCTAACCTGCAAATGGAAAGCATTATTTCCTCGCTTAAGGGTTGGGAGAATCCGGTATATGATTCGAAAGTGAAAGTGGATGCCAATCATTTGCATGTTCTGGAGCGTGCTTTGGAGCCAGGGAACGCAAGAGCGGTTCATGTTGGTGTGGCGACACATAATTTCTTCAGTATTGCGTACGCTTACCTGCTGAGCCGGAACAATGGAGTTGATGAGTATGTTACCTTCGAAATGCTTGAAGGGATGGCCAATCATTTGCCTCGCGTTATGCGCAAACTGGGACGACAGATTATTTTGTACACTCCGGTGGTAAGTGATGAGCATTTTTTGAACGCAGTTTCATATCTTGTTCGTCGTTTGGATGAAAATACGGGAAAAGATAATTTTCTTAGTTATTCCTTTAATCTGAAAGTAGATAGTGAGCACTGGAAGTTTCTCGAAGCTCAGTTTTTGCAGGCCTATGCTCTGAAAGACAGCGTGGAGGTTACTCCTTTAAGACGACAAGACAGAACAAAAGAAGGGTCAGCCATACAAGCGGATTTGCATTGTTTTAAAAATGAACCCGACACCAACTTTGATCTGAAGCCAAATAAAATATGGGCGGATTCTATTCGTCGTGCCTGGATGAGGCATAAGGAAGATAAACCATATGAGATACCGGTTCAGATTGGAACCAGGCACTCTTTGTCAGAGAAGAAGAGATTGTATTTAGATCGTAGCCAAAACGATGAAGTGTGTGTCTGTAAGGTGAATATGGCTAGTCATTCGCAGGTGAGGGATATTGTAATGCTTGCGGAGAAAGATGCATCGGAGTGGAGAAAGAGTTCGCTCGATAAAAGAAATCGTATTTTGCACAAAGTGGCAGATCATCTTGCTGCGAAAAGGGGACACCTGATCGGATGTATGTCTGCAATTACAGGCAAAACATTTAATGAAGGTGATGTGGAGGTGTCGGAAGCAATCGATTTTTGTCGTTACTATCCTATTTCTATGTCTCGATTCGAAGCGCTTGAAACAATAAAAATCTCACCTAAAGGTATCGTGTTGGTCATTCCTCCCTGGAATTTTCCGCTGGCAATTCCCGTAGGAGGAGTAGCGGCGGCACTTTCAGGAGGGAATAGTGTAATCCTGAAGCCAGCAACGGTTGCTTATCCGGTGGCTTGGGAGTTTGTGCAATGTTTTTGGGATGCAGGAGTGCCAAAAGATGCGTTGCAGATTGTTTGCCCCGATAGTCGCGAATCTTTGGGTTACCTGACTGCCCATCCGGCCATCAGCCATGTTATCCTGACCGGAGGAACCGAAACGGCTTTTCGTCTGTTGGAAAGTAATCCTACATGCCCGTTGTCGGCAGAAACGGGCGGAAAAAATGCGATCATTCTGACTGCAAGCGGAGATCGGGATCATGCAATCCAAAACATTATGACCTCGGCCTTCAGTAATGCAGGACAGAAATGTTCGGCATGTTCATTGCTTATTCTAGATAAGTCGATTTATAATGACACAGACTTCAAATTAAAGCTTATTGATGCAGTCACAAGCCTGCACACAGGTAGTGTTTGGGAGGGAGGAACGGTTGTGGGGCCAATGATTACCTCTGAAAACGAGAAATTGCTTTATGCCATCAACCATCTCGAAGACGGTGAGTGGTGGTTGGTTGAGCCCGAGTTTGCCGATGAAAAACATTATATGTTGAAGCCTTGTGTGAAGTGGGGTGTAAGGCCGGGTAGCTATACCTTTACTACCGAGTTGTTCGCTCCTTTGCTGGCGGTGGTGTGTATGGATGATCTGGAACATGGCATTGAATTGGCAAATAGTTCGGATTATGGTTTGACTACCGGTTTGCAAAGTCTCGACGAAACGGAACATGCTTTGTGGAAAGAGAAGATAGAAGCCGGTAATTTGTATATTAACAGAGGAATAACCGGAGCCATTGTCAGTCGACAGCCGTTTGGAGGTATGAAATTGTCGGCTTTTGGTGGTGGAATTAAAGCTGGCGGTCCAAATTATGTTTCTTGTTTTGTGAATATAGAAGAAGCTTCGCTTTATGATTCGAAAGATGTGATTGAATACAGCTCATTATCACAACTGTTAAAAGAAGAAGAACGATCCCGTTTCGCGGCGGCTGTTGACAGTTATCAGCGAAACTACAGAGAAGAATTTGCTGTTACCCGGGATATTCATC harbors:
- a CDS encoding DUF3124 domain-containing protein, encoding MRNISLFFLAAFVILSCSKKGDSGRVHSVNWEARVVGQKDISKLVQGSTYLPVYSSIYQLHENKTYDLTVTASIRNISPADTVYLQKANYYGTDGRLVRKYLQHPVYIKPLETLEIVIYEKDRAGGTGGNFVFDWAAKSEQKAPLFEAVMISTSGQQGLSFLTRGVRIER
- a CDS encoding zinc ribbon domain-containing protein; translation: MKNHKFCQSCGMPFREDPNGGGTNADGTKSAAYCSYCYQNGSFTFNGTLKEFKEHCRQKMIEKGISKFIAWLFTRGIGRLDRWKK
- a CDS encoding YitT family protein; translated protein: MKAICGRNYRLLSVVFFTEIIMDKTEITSQNELNVSEPPVFVPDSKGTIWLHVKDIVLIVAGIFSAAFGLKGFLLTNHFIDGGVTGISLLISAVTGLPFALLIFFISIPFMILAYQVNGKLFAVKTALAITGLSLCLATVSFPDVTKDNLLVAVFGGIFLGAGIGLAVRGGAVIDGTEVLAVYLSRKLRTTMGDIIVVINVLIFSLAAYFLSVEIALYSMITYVSASKALDFLVEGLEEYIGVTIVSKRSEEVRQMIIDVMGRGVTLYCGKRGYGKHGETQSVDIVYTVITRLELAKLNTEVEKIEPDAFIVMNRVKDTKGGVIKKRPLH
- a CDS encoding proline dehydrogenase family protein — encoded protein: MGTLNATEVIEWAKQFLSQAEQELTVEEKKEQEKYAILIQNPKDKFLLSKLLDESLQIRSNKRLARRMKTLFDRYGVPSFFDKTDAFLIKVFACFGYLFDFIAVPVFKKRLRSDTAKVIINEEASLLNRHLNERKRQHIGQNVNLLGEVVLGDGEADHRYRHYLEALKDPRINYISIKISGIYAQINPLNYEQNKIDLCERLSHIYQQAIDYPFVDDDGQSKAKFVNLDMEEYKDTELTLDVFLTVLSQPQFKNYYAGIVVQAYLPDAWGFQTRLLEFAKKRVAEGGAPIKMRLVKGANLQMESIISSLKGWENPVYDSKVKVDANHLHVLERALEPGNARAVHVGVATHNFFSIAYAYLLSRNNGVDEYVTFEMLEGMANHLPRVMRKLGRQIILYTPVVSDEHFLNAVSYLVRRLDENTGKDNFLSYSFNLKVDSEHWKFLEAQFLQAYALKDSVEVTPLRRQDRTKEGSAIQADLHCFKNEPDTNFDLKPNKIWADSIRRAWMRHKEDKPYEIPVQIGTRHSLSEKKRLYLDRSQNDEVCVCKVNMASHSQVRDIVMLAEKDASEWRKSSLDKRNRILHKVADHLAAKRGHLIGCMSAITGKTFNEGDVEVSEAIDFCRYYPISMSRFEALETIKISPKGIVLVIPPWNFPLAIPVGGVAAALSGGNSVILKPATVAYPVAWEFVQCFWDAGVPKDALQIVCPDSRESLGYLTAHPAISHVILTGGTETAFRLLESNPTCPLSAETGGKNAIILTASGDRDHAIQNIMTSAFSNAGQKCSACSLLILDKSIYNDTDFKLKLIDAVTSLHTGSVWEGGTVVGPMITSENEKLLYAINHLEDGEWWLVEPEFADEKHYMLKPCVKWGVRPGSYTFTTELFAPLLAVVCMDDLEHGIELANSSDYGLTTGLQSLDETEHALWKEKIEAGNLYINRGITGAIVSRQPFGGMKLSAFGGGIKAGGPNYVSCFVNIEEASLYDSKDVIEYSSLSQLLKEEERSRFAAAVDSYQRNYREEFAVTRDIHQLYGEQNLFRYLPLKNMIFRIQPEDKLCDVLMVYVAAQIAKTPMVLSLNPGDEVKLKKLASVVRDGELVVQSDLEFQNELGSYDRVRSCSCALPLDVFKRAASLGKYIATVKPLSEGRLELLHYLKEQSITYEYHRYGSISEIPE